The Passer domesticus isolate bPasDom1 chromosome 31, bPasDom1.hap1, whole genome shotgun sequence genome has a window encoding:
- the RND1 gene encoding rho-related GTP-binding protein Rho6 → MRERRPAPAAPARCKLVLVGDVQCGKTAMLQVLAKDCYPETYVPTVFENYTACLASEEQRVELSLWDTSGSPYYDNVRPLCYSDSDAVLLCFDVSRPETLDSAAKKWKTEILDYCPNTRVLLIGCKTDLRTDLSTLLELSHQKQAPISYEQGCAAARQLGAEAYLECSAFTSEKSVHSIFRSVSGLCLSRAPPAPPRSPPRGLSKRLLHLPSRSELISSTFKKEKAKSCSVM, encoded by the exons ATGCGGGAGCGGAGGCCGGCACCGGCCGCACCGGCCCGGTGCAAGCTGGTGCTGGTGGGTGACGTGCAGTGCGGCAAGACGGCCAtgctgcaggtgctggccaAGGATTGCTACCCCGAG ACGTACGTGCCCACCGTGTTTGAGAACTACACGGCGTGTCTGGCCAGCGAGGAGCAGCGGGTGGAACTGAGCCTCTGGGACACCTCCG gCTCTCCCTACTATGACAACGTGCGGCCCCTGTGCTACAGCGACTCGGACGCCGTCCTGCTCTGCTTCGACGTCAGCCGCCCCGAGACCCTCGACAGCGCGGCCAAgaag TGGAAGACAGAAATCCTGGATTATTGCCCCAACACGCGGGTGCTGCTCATCGGCTGCAAGACGGACCTGAGGACAGACCTGAgcacgctgctggagctctcgCACCAGAAACAGGCGCCCATCTCCTACGAGCAG GGCTGCGCGGCCGCCCGGCAGCTGGGAGCCGAGGCTTACCTGGAGTGCTCGGCGTTCACGTCGGAGAAGAGCGTGCACAGCATCTTCCGGAGCGTGTCCGGGCTGTGCCTGAGCAGGGCCCCCCCGgcgccgccccgcagccccccccgCGGCCTCTCCAAGCGGCTCCTGCACCTCCCCAGCCGCTCCGAGCTCATCTCCTCCACCTTCAagaaggaaaaggcaaaaagctGCTCCGTCATGTGA
- the CCDC65 gene encoding dynein regulatory complex subunit 2 — protein MAGSRLAAPTAAEAELLLQQRQALAEEEAAKAKRALLTRFLQEKLSREEQSSRWGLHRVLTLWRSAQRKAKDQELRQDIELLSQTFTRVMDCKDSAIEALVTELQEAEEQQNRALCSHLDLTDHLLHLQRCRLACLEQGFSTRVGALKAEFEAERKAMLQQQDWESRVLQDMALAMEQDHARNEQEALLNFQSARDDIKNKCWQDQHYSKLQLVARLEGLWEQIQTARRSYSQATEKKKVEFEELKRKCERTSCEINAQAKKLEKLQAMVTTTRSQIAARLRKSEEQTQRIRDDGEHALQKLLKLRAQVTQAGATARSHLVTLTCQSSATLKALQQVVEKAQRILRLAEMCRRLETEEEKVLPFYPSSLAEWEQEKARDVLEETASEPLARAMKDYVGLERFWQRFNKAKLEEMGLEKARAALADRNQELRKLLQQYLAGATINQKVPKDPHPLLATKKKPHPQK, from the exons ATGGCGGGGTCCCGTCTCGCTGCCCCCACGGCGGCCGAGgccgagctgctgctgcagcagagacaaGCGCTGGCCGAGGAGGAGGCGGCCAAAGCCAAGAGGGCGCTGCTCACTCGCTTCCTGCAG GAGAAGTTGTCCcgggaggagcagagcagcaggtggGGTCTGCACAGGGTGCTCACGCTGTGGCGCTCGGCCCAGCGCAAGGCCAAGGACCAGGAGCTGCGCCAGGACATCGAGCTCCTCAGCCAGACCTTCACTCGGGTCATGGACTGCAAGGACAGCGCCATTGAG GCGCTGGTGACGGAGCTGCAGGAGGCGGAGGAGCAGCAGAACCGAGCCCTGTGCAGCCACCTGGACCTCACAGACCATCTCCTGCACCTCCAGCGCTGCCGCCTggcctgcctggagcagggcttCAGCACCCGGGTGGGCGCCCTGAAGGCCGAGTTTGAGGCTGAGAG AAAGgccatgctgcagcagcaggactgggaAAGCCGGGTCCTGCAGGACATGGCGCTGGCCATGGAGCAGGACCACGCCAGGAACGAGCAGGAGGCCTTGCTGAACTTCCAGAGCGCCCGGGACGACATCAAAAACAAG tgctggcagGATCAGCACTACAGCAAGCTGCAGCTggtggccaggctggaggggctgtgggagcagatCCAGACAGCACGGAGGAGCTACAGCCAGGCCACAGAGAAGAAGAAGGTGGAGTTTGAGGAGCTCAAGAGGAAGTGTGAGAGGACTTCCTGCGAGATTAACGCCCAGGCGAAGAAGCTGGAGAAGCTCCAG GCCATGGTTACCACCACGAGGAGCCAGATCGCGGCTCGGCTGCGGAAGAGCGAGGAGCAAACGCAGCGCATCCGGGACGACGGGGAGCACGCCCTCCAGAAACTCCTGAAGCTCCGGGCCCAGGTCACCCAGGCCGGGGCCACGGCTCGCAGCCACCTGGTCACGCTCACCTGCCAGAGCAGTGCCACCCTCAAGGCGCTGCAGCAGGTGGTGGAGAAG GCTCAGCGCATCCTACGGCTGGCTGAGATGTGCCGCAGGCTGGAGACGGAGGAGGAGAAGGTTCTGCCTTTCTACCCCTCCTCGCTGGCCGAGTGGGAGCAGGAAAAAGCCCGTGATGTCCTGGAGGAGACGGCCAGCGAGCCCCTGGCACGG GCCATGAAGGACTACGTGGGGCTGGAGAGGTTCTGGCAGAGGTTCAACAAGGCGAAGCTGGAGGAGATGGGGCTGGAGAAGGCacgggcagccctggcagacaGGAACCAGGAGCTGAGGAAGCTCCTCCAGCAGTACCTGGCAGGGGCTACAATCAACCAGAAGGTGCCTAAAGACCCCCACCCTCTCCTTGCCACCAAGAAAAAGCCTCACCCCCAGAAATGA
- the FKBP11 gene encoding peptidyl-prolyl cis-trans isomerase FKBP11 isoform X1, producing the protein MPFPAALLFLALLLPPPPLSRAAESETETGARELRLETIVGPPEGCTELSAPGDTVHIHYTGSLEDGRIIDSSLSRDPLQVELGKHQVIPGLEQSLLDMCVGEKRRAIIPPHLAYGKRGSPPTIPGGAGGLVPGQLLAEGGERGGATAVPGAGASAAGAHRLPPVPQGQQPQALQEKAEGGEEEQSQKEIKLSPRHLWLLFLRQ; encoded by the exons ATGCCGTTCCCCGCCGCGCTGCTCTtcttggcactgctgctgccgccgccgccgctctcCCGCGCCGCCGAGAGCGAAACCGAAACCGGCGCCCGGGAGCTACGGCTGGAAACCATC GTGGGACCCCCCGAGGGCTGCACGGAGCTGTCGGCGCCGGGGGACACGGTGCACATCCACTACACG GGCAGCCTGGAGGATGGCCGGATCATCGACTCCTCACTGAGCCGGGACCCCCTGCAGGTGGAGCTGGGCAAGCACCAAGTCATCCCTG GTCTGGAGCAGAGTCTGCTGGACATGTGTGTGGG GGAGAAGCGCAGAGCCATCATTCCCCCTCACTTAGCCTACGGCAAGCGGGGCTCCCCCCCAACCATCCCAG GTGGAGCTGGTGGGCTTGTCCCGGGCCAGTTACTGGCAGAAGGTGGTGAACGAGGTGGTGCCActgctgtgcctggggctggtGCCAGCGCTGCTGGGGCTCATCGGCTTCCACCTGTACCGCAAGGCCAGCAGCCCCAAGCTCTCcaagaaaaagcagaaggaggagaagaggaacaaagccaaaaagaaataaaactttccCCTCGGCATCTGTGGCTGCTCTTCCTGAGACAGTGA
- the FKBP11 gene encoding peptidyl-prolyl cis-trans isomerase FKBP11 isoform X2 yields MPFPAALLFLALLLPPPPLSRAAESETETGARELRLETIVGPPEGCTELSAPGDTVHIHYTGSLEDGRIIDSSLSRDPLQVELGKHQVIPGLEQSLLDMCVGEKRRAIIPPHLAYGKRGSPPTIPGDAVLRFEVELVGLSRASYWQKVVNEVVPLLCLGLVPALLGLIGFHLYRKASSPKLSKKKQKEEKRNKAKKK; encoded by the exons ATGCCGTTCCCCGCCGCGCTGCTCTtcttggcactgctgctgccgccgccgccgctctcCCGCGCCGCCGAGAGCGAAACCGAAACCGGCGCCCGGGAGCTACGGCTGGAAACCATC GTGGGACCCCCCGAGGGCTGCACGGAGCTGTCGGCGCCGGGGGACACGGTGCACATCCACTACACG GGCAGCCTGGAGGATGGCCGGATCATCGACTCCTCACTGAGCCGGGACCCCCTGCAGGTGGAGCTGGGCAAGCACCAAGTCATCCCTG GTCTGGAGCAGAGTCTGCTGGACATGTGTGTGGG GGAGAAGCGCAGAGCCATCATTCCCCCTCACTTAGCCTACGGCAAGCGGGGCTCCCCCCCAACCATCCCAG GTGACGCCGTGCTGCGCTTCGAGGTGGAGCTGGTGGGCTTGTCCCGGGCCAGTTACTGGCAGAAGGTGGTGAACGAGGTGGTGCCActgctgtgcctggggctggtGCCAGCGCTGCTGGGGCTCATCGGCTTCCACCTGTACCGCAAGGCCAGCAGCCCCAAGCTCTCcaagaaaaagcagaaggaggagaagaggaacaaagccaaaaagaaataa
- the ARF3 gene encoding ADP-ribosylation factor 3 — protein sequence MGNIFGNLLKSLIGKKEMRILMVGLDAAGKTTILYKLKLGEIVTTIPTIGFNVETVEYKNISFTVWDVGGQDKIRPLWRHYFQNTQGLIFVVDSNDRERVNEAREELMRMLAEDELRDAVLLVFANKQDLPNAMNAAEITDKLGLHSLRHRNWYIQATCATSGDGLYEGLDWLANQLKNKK from the exons ATGGGCAACATCTTCGGGAACCTGCTGAAGAGCCTGATTGGGAAGAAGGAGATGCGGATCCTGATGGTGGGGCTGGACGCTGCTGGGAAGACCACCATCCTCTACAAGCTCAAACTGGGGGAGATCGTCACCACCATCCCCACCATCG GGTTCAACGTCGAGACAGTGGAGTACAAGAACATCAGCTTCACCGTGTGGGACGTGGGTGGGCAGGACAAGATCCGGCCCCTCTGGAGGCATTACTTCCAAAACACCCAGG GGCTGATCTTCGTGGTGGACAGCAACGACCGGGAGCGGGTGAACGAGGCGCGGGAGGAGCTGATGCGGATGCTGGCGGAGGATGAGCTGAGGGACGCCGTGCTCCTCGTCTTCGCCAACAAGCAG GACCTGCCCAACGCCATGAACGCAGCGGAGATCACGGACAAGCTGGGGCTGCACTCCCTGCGCCACCGTAACTGGTACATCCAGGCCACCTGTGCCACCAGCGGGGATGGGCTCTACGAGGGCCTCGACTGGCTCGCCAACCAGCTCAAGAACAAGAAGTGA
- the WNT1 gene encoding proto-oncogene Wnt-1, whose protein sequence is MRAAALGLALRALWALALSSLSNTLAVNNSGRWWGIINVASSTNLLTDSKNVQLVLDPSLQLLSRKQRKLIRQNPGILHSVSSGLQTAIKECKWQFRNRRWNCPTSQGPNIFGKIVNRGCRETAFIFAITSAGVTHSVARSCSEGSIESCTCDYRRRGPGGPDWHWGGCSDNIDFGRLFGREFVDSSEKGRDLRFLMNLHNNEAGRMTVFSEMRQECKCHGMSGSCTVRTCWMRLPTFRAVGDVLKDRFDGASRVIYGNKGSNRASRVELHHLEPENPAHKPPSPHDLVYFEKSPNFCTYSGKMGTAGTAGRFCNSSSPGLDGCELLCCGRGYRTRTQRVTERCNCTFHWCCHVSCLNCTNTQVLHECL, encoded by the exons ATGCGCGCCGCCGCGCTGGGGCTGGCGCTCCGGGCACTCTGGGCTCTGgccctctcctccctctccaaCACGCTGGCAGTGAACAACAGCGGGCGGTGGTG GGGCATCATCAACGTGGCCTCGTCCACCAACCTGCTGACAGACTCCAAGAACGTGCAGCTGGTGCTGgaccccagcctgcagctgctgagccgAAAGCAGCGCAAGCTGATCCGGCAGAACCCCGGCATCCTGCACAGCGTCAGCTCCGGCCTCCAGACTGCCATCAAGGAGTGCAAGTGGCAGTTCCGCAACCGCCGCTGGAACTGTCCCACCTCCCAGGGCCCCAACATCTTCGGCAAAATCGTCAACCGGG GCTGCCGGGAGACAGCGTTCATCTTTGCCATCACCAGTGCCGGTGTCACGCACTCGGTGGCCCGGTCGTGCTCGGAGGGGTCCATCGAGTCCTGCACCTGTGACTACCGGCGCCGTGGCCCTGGGGGCCCTGACTGGCACTGGGGGGGCTGCAGTGACAACATCGACTTCGGTCGCCTCTTTGGGAGGGAGTTTGTGGACTCCAGTGAGAAGGGCCGGGACCTGCGTTTCCTCATGAACCTGCACAACAACGAGGCCGGGCGCATG ACGGTCTTCTCGGAGATGCGCCAGGAGTGCAAGTGCCACGGCATGTCGGGCTCCTGCACCGTCCGCACCTGCTGGATGCGCCTGCCCACCTTCCGTGCCGTGGGCGACGTCCTGAAGGATCGCTTTGACGGCGCTTCCCGCGTCATCTATGGCAACAAGGGCAGCAACCGGGCGTCGCGGGTGGAGCTGCATCACCTGGAGCCCGAGAACCCGGCCCACAAGCCCCCCTCGCCCCACGACCTCGTCTACTTCGAGAAATCCCCCAATTTCTGCACCTACAGCGGGAAGATGGGCACGGCGGGCACGGCCGGGAGGTTCTGCAACAGCTCCTCGCCGGGGCTGGACGGCTGCGAGCTGCTGTGCTGCGGGCGCGGGTACCGCACGCGCACCCAGCGCGTCACCGAGCGCTGCAACTGCACCTTCCACTGGTGCTGCCACGTCAGCTGCCTCAACTGCACCAACACCCAGGTGCTGCACGAGTGCCTGTGA